The following are encoded in a window of Staphylococcus piscifermentans genomic DNA:
- the panC gene encoding pantoate--beta-alanine ligase, whose amino-acid sequence MTEVITNIQDMQRLARDFKRDGKSVGFVPTMGALHDGHLTMMRRSIAENDVTVISVFVNPLQFAPDEDYDAYPRDIEADTQAAKSAEVDYVFHPSVEAMYPGEIGVALKVGRLADVLEGAQRPIHFNGVVTVVNKLFNIVQPDRAYFGKKDAQQLAIIEKMVADFNHPIEIVGQDIVREADGLAKSSRNVYLTEKERQEAPELQKSLKSAEKLYREGERESKIIVEAVTTYLESHTSGHVDEVAVYSYPGLIEQQHIKGRIFISLAVKFSKARLIDNLIIGDEEID is encoded by the coding sequence ATGACTGAAGTAATTACAAATATTCAAGATATGCAACGTTTAGCTCGTGATTTCAAACGAGATGGCAAATCGGTCGGTTTTGTGCCGACTATGGGTGCGTTGCATGATGGCCATTTAACGATGATGCGCCGTTCGATTGCGGAGAATGATGTGACAGTGATCAGTGTGTTTGTGAACCCGCTTCAATTCGCACCTGATGAAGATTATGATGCTTATCCGCGTGATATTGAAGCTGATACGCAAGCAGCGAAATCTGCTGAAGTAGATTATGTCTTTCATCCAAGCGTTGAAGCGATGTATCCAGGTGAAATCGGCGTCGCTTTGAAAGTCGGCAGATTAGCAGATGTTTTGGAGGGCGCGCAACGTCCGATTCATTTTAACGGGGTCGTGACAGTGGTCAATAAACTCTTTAATATTGTCCAACCTGACCGTGCTTACTTTGGTAAAAAGGATGCTCAGCAACTTGCTATTATTGAGAAAATGGTTGCTGATTTTAATCATCCGATTGAAATTGTAGGGCAAGATATTGTACGTGAAGCAGATGGTTTGGCGAAGAGTTCTCGTAATGTTTATTTGACTGAAAAGGAACGCCAAGAAGCGCCTGAGCTGCAAAAAAGTTTAAAATCAGCTGAAAAGCTCTACCGCGAAGGTGAAAGAGAGAGTAAAATAATTGTGGAAGCGGTCACTACTTACTTAGAATCGCATACAAGCGGTCATGTGGATGAAGTAGCCGTTTACAGTTATCCTGGACTTATAGAGCAGCAACACATCAAGGGTCGTATTTTCATCTCGCTCGCAGTTAAATTTTCTAAAGCACGCTTGATAGATAATCTGATAATCGGAGATGAAGAAATTGATTAG
- the panB gene encoding 3-methyl-2-oxobutanoate hydroxymethyltransferase produces MKQLSNLFDMKLNNEKISMVTAYDYPSAKQVEAAGIDTILVGDSLGMTVLGYESTVQVTLDDMIHHGKAVRRGAPNTFVVVDLPIGTVGVSDERDLEHALRLYQETGANAVKAEGAHLISFITKAAAMGIPVVSHLGLTPQSVGIMGYKMQGSTKEAAKQLIADAEAVQEAEAVMLVLEAVPSDLAALISERLTIPVIGIGAGKDTDGQVLVYHDMLNYGQEHRAKFVKQYGDFSTGVEALHQYHEEVRNGNFPSEAYTYKKQILEELD; encoded by the coding sequence ATGAAACAATTAAGCAATTTATTTGATATGAAGCTGAATAATGAAAAGATTTCAATGGTGACTGCGTATGATTATCCGAGTGCGAAGCAAGTTGAAGCTGCGGGAATTGACACTATTTTGGTGGGTGATTCTCTAGGTATGACGGTGCTGGGTTATGAGAGTACGGTTCAGGTCACTTTAGACGATATGATTCATCATGGCAAAGCGGTACGACGTGGTGCTCCGAATACGTTTGTGGTAGTGGACTTGCCGATTGGTACGGTGGGTGTCAGTGATGAACGCGACTTGGAGCATGCGCTGCGTTTATATCAAGAAACGGGTGCGAATGCGGTGAAGGCTGAAGGTGCGCATTTAATCAGTTTTATTACGAAAGCGGCGGCGATGGGTATCCCGGTAGTCTCTCATTTAGGTTTGACGCCTCAAAGTGTTGGGATTATGGGATATAAAATGCAAGGTTCTACAAAAGAGGCAGCAAAACAGTTGATTGCGGATGCTGAAGCGGTGCAAGAAGCTGAGGCTGTAATGCTAGTTTTGGAAGCGGTACCAAGTGATTTGGCGGCCTTAATTTCTGAACGTTTAACCATACCTGTTATCGGAATCGGTGCGGGTAAAGATACAGACGGCCAGGTCTTGGTCTATCATGATATGTTGAATTACGGTCAGGAACATCGCGCTAAGTTTGTAAAGCAGTACGGCGACTTTTCAACGGGTGTAGAAGCTTTGCATCAGTATCATGAAGAGGTTCGCAATGGCAACTTCCCTTCTGAAGCTTATACGTATAAGAAACAAATCTTGGAGGAATTAGATTAA
- a CDS encoding oxidoreductase, translated as MTLQYGIIGPGAVGTTIAYELLRSLDTDQVHLFGKKAWKVPYRQRDTGEQSELQTQTLAHFDDTLDVLFIAVKTHQLDHVIEQMAHVIDDDTLIILAQNGHGQLEKIDYPHVYQAVVYISGQKTEEGVIHFRDRILQVQEDEFTSELAQHLADTRLELQLKDDIEVEIWYKLLVNLGINSVTAVGRQTAAILRVPEIRNLCRNLLEEGQRIAEAAGIVLPETIVEDIMKIYAGYPDEMGTSMYYDIISGAPLEVDAIQGFMYRKGQELGLYTPYLETVYSILAAAENGKLNYK; from the coding sequence GTGACACTACAATACGGAATTATCGGCCCTGGAGCAGTCGGCACCACCATTGCTTACGAACTCTTGCGCAGCCTAGACACAGACCAAGTTCATCTTTTTGGAAAGAAAGCCTGGAAAGTACCATACCGCCAAAGAGATACAGGAGAACAAAGTGAGCTGCAAACTCAAACATTGGCGCATTTCGACGATACATTAGATGTCTTGTTCATAGCGGTCAAAACGCATCAACTTGATCATGTGATAGAGCAAATGGCACATGTTATAGATGACGACACGCTTATTATTTTAGCTCAGAATGGGCACGGGCAACTAGAAAAAATCGATTATCCGCATGTCTATCAAGCTGTGGTTTACATCAGTGGGCAGAAGACAGAAGAAGGCGTAATTCATTTCAGAGACCGCATCTTGCAAGTGCAAGAAGATGAATTTACCAGCGAACTGGCGCAACACTTAGCTGATACGCGCTTAGAGTTGCAATTGAAAGATGATATTGAGGTTGAAATCTGGTACAAGCTGCTAGTGAATCTGGGAATTAATTCGGTTACAGCTGTAGGAAGGCAGACCGCTGCGATTTTAAGAGTGCCAGAAATTCGTAATTTATGTCGCAACTTGTTAGAAGAAGGACAAAGGATAGCAGAGGCAGCAGGAATCGTTCTACCTGAAACTATCGTTGAAGATATCATGAAGATTTATGCCGGTTACCCAGATGAGATGGGTACAAGCATGTATTATGATATTATCAGCGGCGCGCCTTTAGAGGTTGATGCCATTCAAGGTTTTATGTATCGCAAGGGGCAAGAATTAGGGCTCTATACCCCTTATTTAGAAACGGTTTACAGTATTTTAGCTGCTGCTGAGAACGGCAAATTAAATTACAAGTAA
- the nagA gene encoding N-acetylglucosamine-6-phosphate deacetylase translates to MTEYVVANGRVYTEDKVVDQGYIRVADGKIAEVGAGEYTGDLQVIDAEGKNILPGFIDIHIHGGYGEDAMDASFDGLKHLSESLLSEGTTSYLATTMTQSVKNIDRALENIVEYIQFQDTENAAEVAGVHLEGPFISEHKVGAQNPKYVQRPSVEAIQHFQGTAQGNIKIVTFAPEVEGAEDTLKALSDYIIFSIGHTVATYDEVNEAVAHGAKHATHLYNAGTPFEHRAPGVFGAVWTNDYINAEAIVDGVHSHPAAVKTAFKMKGNRHFYLITDAMRAKGMPDGNYDLGGQNVIVKGSEARLASGALAGSILKMNDGVRNLMDFTGAPLEEVWRTTSFNQAIALGIDNKKGSIKVGKDADLVIVDDNIQVNTTIKNGMVHTFE, encoded by the coding sequence ATGACAGAGTATGTAGTGGCGAACGGCCGAGTCTATACAGAAGATAAAGTAGTGGATCAAGGTTACATCAGAGTTGCGGATGGAAAAATTGCGGAAGTCGGTGCAGGGGAATATACAGGCGACTTGCAAGTTATCGATGCTGAAGGAAAAAATATTTTGCCAGGTTTTATTGATATTCATATTCATGGAGGTTACGGCGAGGATGCGATGGATGCTTCATTTGATGGCTTAAAGCATCTCTCTGAATCTTTATTATCTGAAGGAACAACATCTTACTTAGCAACTACGATGACACAATCAGTTAAAAATATTGATCGTGCTTTAGAAAATATTGTTGAGTATATACAATTTCAGGATACGGAGAATGCGGCTGAAGTGGCAGGCGTACATTTAGAAGGGCCCTTTATTTCAGAACATAAAGTTGGTGCTCAAAATCCTAAATATGTACAACGTCCTTCCGTAGAGGCTATCCAACATTTTCAAGGCACAGCTCAAGGGAATATTAAAATAGTAACATTTGCGCCGGAAGTAGAAGGTGCGGAGGATACTCTAAAAGCACTGAGCGATTATATTATCTTTTCGATTGGTCATACAGTAGCCACGTACGATGAAGTGAATGAAGCGGTAGCGCACGGTGCGAAACACGCGACACATTTATATAATGCAGGCACACCATTTGAACATCGCGCGCCAGGTGTGTTTGGCGCAGTTTGGACCAATGACTATATTAATGCCGAAGCTATTGTGGATGGTGTCCATTCCCATCCTGCTGCAGTTAAAACAGCATTTAAAATGAAAGGTAATCGACATTTCTACTTAATTACTGATGCCATGCGTGCCAAGGGAATGCCGGATGGTAATTATGATTTAGGCGGTCAAAATGTCATCGTGAAAGGCTCAGAAGCACGTTTAGCATCAGGTGCACTTGCTGGCAGTATTTTAAAAATGAATGACGGAGTGCGTAATTTAATGGACTTTACAGGAGCTCCTTTAGAAGAGGTTTGGCGTACTACTAGTTTCAATCAAGCGATAGCTTTAGGTATTGATAATAAAAAAGGTAGTATTAAAGTGGGCAAAGATGCTGATCTAGTAATTGTAGATGATAATATTCAAGTAAATACGACAATTAAAAATGGTATGGTTCATACATTTGAATAA
- a CDS encoding purple acid phosphatase family protein gives MTKIVAGSMASLMLLLATGTANSAEADGGAQATSQQTQQAQQATNQDGIKLMKEKPEVAPIPKKNSPNRIITNFNGNPQKEMGFNWYTTDKAEQPQVWVSTSKDMKDAKTFAADAKQVDSQYIERDKSGHFIFADVEKNDDGEPVKGKDGKEKINGYYTDANVSGPEWTSGDQHGKASLKNEKEYVYKAQAKDLKPNTHYYYKVGSKNGQQSQVGQFKTGGSAKDPFKFVQYTDTQNAYWNEHVRNEAQFGANTIAEAIKTAGNPDFALHTGDFVENSQTEDEWNDIYDQSRPSFMSLPIAAAAGNHDEYPFKEDDKKLLDRFNRHVNVPKANNAVNGGSYYSFDYNNAHMVVANTNDNKKSKDNPDEKAIGKEQMKWIKNDIKQARKNGSKWVILNLHKPMYSKSYHALTDEDIKKVRKELTKEIDDLDVDLVLQGHDHVLARTKVLQHTSTKNSFVNAKIEDAKQVTGKDGVKYYDNPKGSVYVLPNTGGTKAYDDIYSRSLDHIKKIQPDLKWLTEKQRQEYNNLFAVGEQPQKTAAFNDSHENNRDSSDQNFSVYEVKGNKLIVKIYQLRGDISKGEPRSVKLIDQFGISKDDNKK, from the coding sequence ATGACTAAAATTGTAGCAGGGAGTATGGCAAGTTTAATGCTGTTATTAGCAACAGGGACAGCTAATAGTGCAGAAGCGGACGGTGGTGCTCAAGCGACATCACAGCAAACACAACAAGCGCAACAAGCAACGAATCAAGATGGCATTAAGTTAATGAAAGAAAAACCTGAAGTGGCACCGATTCCTAAAAAGAATTCACCTAATAGAATTATTACGAATTTCAACGGAAACCCGCAAAAAGAAATGGGATTCAACTGGTACACAACTGATAAAGCTGAACAGCCTCAAGTTTGGGTTTCAACTTCCAAGGATATGAAAGATGCTAAGACATTTGCAGCAGATGCAAAACAAGTGGATTCTCAATACATAGAAAGAGATAAATCGGGTCACTTTATCTTTGCGGATGTAGAGAAGAATGATGACGGAGAACCTGTTAAAGGGAAAGATGGTAAAGAAAAAATTAATGGGTATTATACGGATGCAAATGTAAGTGGTCCTGAATGGACAAGTGGTGACCAGCATGGTAAAGCTTCTTTGAAAAATGAAAAAGAATACGTGTACAAAGCTCAAGCAAAAGATTTAAAACCTAATACACACTATTACTACAAAGTAGGAAGCAAGAATGGTCAGCAAAGCCAAGTTGGACAATTCAAAACAGGCGGCAGTGCAAAGGATCCATTCAAATTTGTACAATATACAGACACACAAAATGCTTATTGGAATGAGCATGTAAGAAACGAAGCGCAATTTGGAGCAAATACAATCGCTGAAGCAATTAAAACAGCGGGCAATCCTGACTTTGCTTTGCATACAGGCGACTTTGTAGAAAACTCACAAACTGAAGATGAATGGAACGATATTTATGATCAATCTCGTCCATCATTCATGTCCTTGCCGATTGCAGCAGCAGCAGGTAACCATGATGAATATCCATTTAAGGAAGACGATAAAAAGTTATTAGACCGTTTCAATCGTCATGTCAATGTACCTAAAGCAAATAATGCAGTTAATGGCGGTTCTTATTATTCATTCGATTATAATAATGCACACATGGTAGTTGCGAACACAAATGATAATAAGAAAAGCAAAGATAATCCAGATGAAAAAGCAATCGGTAAAGAACAAATGAAATGGATTAAAAATGATATCAAACAAGCACGTAAAAATGGCTCTAAATGGGTAATCTTGAACTTGCACAAACCAATGTATTCTAAGTCATACCACGCATTAACTGATGAAGACATTAAGAAAGTTCGTAAAGAATTAACGAAAGAAATTGATGATTTAGATGTAGATTTAGTGTTACAAGGACATGACCATGTATTAGCACGAACAAAAGTATTGCAACATACATCCACAAAAAATAGTTTCGTCAATGCGAAGATTGAAGACGCCAAACAAGTGACTGGTAAAGATGGTGTGAAATATTATGATAACCCGAAAGGTTCAGTATATGTATTGCCGAATACAGGCGGTACTAAAGCTTATGATGATATTTACAGCCGCTCATTAGACCATATTAAGAAAATTCAACCAGACTTGAAATGGTTAACAGAAAAACAACGTCAAGAATACAATAATTTATTTGCTGTAGGTGAACAGCCGCAGAAAACAGCAGCATTTAACGACAGTCATGAAAATAACCGTGATTCTTCAGACCAAAACTTCTCAGTATATGAAGTCAAAGGCAACAAATTGATTGTGAAAATCTATCAATTGCGTGGAGATATCAGTAAAGGTGAACCAAGATCAGTTAAATTGATTGACCAATTCGGAATTTCAAAAGACGATAATAAAAAATAA
- a CDS encoding NAD-dependent epimerase/dehydratase family protein — translation MKVLITGGSGFIGSHIAERFHNEGNEVFVVDNLSTGKRENIPFIDDAHFYQENVQNHELLTDLVKTHQFEYIFHLAAMVSVVETVEKPVESNGDNIDSTIHLLEATRQHNTNLKKFFFASSAAIYGDLPDLPKSVEDSNVNPLSPYAVQKFAGEQYTKIYHTLYGLPTVALRFFNVYGPRQNPESDYSGVLSIINQKFLNKAPFTFFGDGKQTRDFIYIKDLLQAIWIVIEDDSTNGKVFNAGTGKQTDLITVFNAFSDYFGYEIPYSFTDARAGDIKHSYSDVSPLKDLGFRPEYDIMKGIAAYLKYNQK, via the coding sequence ATGAAAGTATTAATTACAGGTGGTTCAGGATTTATCGGTTCACATATAGCTGAGCGATTTCACAATGAAGGCAACGAAGTATTTGTCGTAGATAATTTATCTACTGGAAAAAGAGAAAACATCCCATTCATCGATGATGCACATTTTTATCAAGAAAATGTACAAAATCATGAATTACTAACTGATTTAGTTAAAACACACCAATTCGAATATATCTTTCACTTGGCTGCAATGGTAAGTGTGGTAGAAACCGTTGAAAAACCCGTCGAGTCAAATGGTGACAATATCGATTCTACAATTCATTTATTAGAAGCAACTCGTCAACATAATACTAATTTGAAAAAATTCTTCTTTGCGTCTTCTGCAGCTATTTATGGAGATTTGCCAGACTTGCCGAAGTCGGTAGAAGATTCAAATGTTAATCCATTGTCACCTTACGCTGTGCAAAAATTTGCGGGTGAACAATATACTAAAATTTATCATACGCTCTATGGCTTGCCGACTGTCGCATTGCGTTTCTTCAATGTATACGGTCCAAGACAAAATCCAGAATCGGATTATTCAGGCGTCCTATCAATTATTAATCAAAAATTCTTGAATAAAGCTCCTTTCACCTTCTTCGGTGATGGAAAACAAACACGTGATTTCATTTATATCAAAGATTTATTGCAAGCGATTTGGATTGTTATTGAAGATGATTCTACAAATGGCAAAGTATTTAACGCCGGAACAGGAAAACAGACTGATTTAATTACTGTGTTTAATGCCTTCTCAGATTATTTCGGTTATGAAATTCCTTATTCATTTACAGATGCACGGGCTGGAGATATCAAACATTCTTACTCAGATGTGTCTCCGTTGAAAGATTTAGGTTTCCGTCCAGAATACGACATCATGAAAGGTATCGCAGCATATTTAAAATATAACCAAAAATAA
- a CDS encoding MerR family transcriptional regulator produces MIYTTGELAKICNVSVRTVQYYDQKGLLKPDKVENKRRYFSEAAKIKLEMINVLKEMDCSLKEIKTLLDETDSIKTLKFLLKQKEEELEKQLAKQQAKLKQIQNLNDVISQNSEEPLSNVLKFDEISEGMIEMKQLRRNIMISAGIVGIFQYGSIAASILNHDWKPVGIAAPFLITYAAGVSWYYYKNVSYVCPNCQYTFKPSFMKVMLANHTFKTRKFECPNCGETHYCVELLDKEKLNAIKQEQA; encoded by the coding sequence ATGATTTATACCACAGGTGAGCTTGCTAAGATCTGCAATGTTTCTGTACGTACAGTGCAATATTATGATCAAAAAGGGTTATTGAAACCTGATAAAGTTGAGAATAAGCGGAGATATTTCAGTGAAGCGGCTAAAATAAAATTAGAAATGATTAATGTTTTGAAAGAAATGGACTGTTCCTTAAAGGAAATCAAAACACTATTAGACGAAACAGATTCAATTAAAACTTTAAAATTCTTATTAAAGCAGAAAGAAGAAGAATTAGAAAAACAATTGGCTAAGCAGCAAGCAAAGCTTAAACAAATTCAAAATTTGAACGATGTCATCAGTCAAAATAGTGAAGAACCGCTTTCTAATGTCCTCAAATTTGATGAGATATCAGAGGGGATGATTGAGATGAAACAACTCAGACGTAATATTATGATTTCAGCAGGTATTGTAGGTATTTTCCAATATGGCAGTATAGCAGCTTCAATACTAAATCATGATTGGAAACCAGTGGGTATTGCAGCACCTTTTTTAATTACTTATGCAGCAGGAGTGAGTTGGTACTATTATAAAAATGTGAGTTATGTTTGTCCGAATTGCCAGTACACTTTTAAACCTTCTTTCATGAAAGTAATGTTAGCAAATCATACCTTTAAAACACGTAAGTTTGAATGCCCGAATTGCGGTGAGACGCATTATTGTGTAGAACTATTGGACAAAGAAAAGTTAAATGCAATAAAGCAAGAGCAAGCATAA